In one window of Gemmatimonadota bacterium DNA:
- the flgG gene encoding flagellar basal-body rod protein FlgG, whose amino-acid sequence MNPGLRASASGMRAQQTRIDAIANNLANVNTTSFKRSRTNFEDMLYETLQGAQLVRYEGTETLAPIQIGRGVRLADVQRVHTQGSFEVTNNPFDFALEGEGFFQLQMPNGSTAYTRDGTFTRAADTGALVTHAGFMIQPEITVPPEAVQITVSTTGQVSAVLGNTGETVDLGQLELARFANPSGLLSLGGNNYQATAASGDPMTGVPMEDGFGAVVQGSLEASNVEIVQEMVDMIAAQRAYEVNSKAIKTAEEMIQTVTNELIR is encoded by the coding sequence ATGAACCCCGGACTCCGCGCCTCCGCCTCGGGCATGCGCGCCCAGCAGACCCGCATCGACGCGATCGCGAACAACCTCGCGAACGTGAACACCACCTCGTTCAAGCGCAGCCGCACCAACTTCGAGGACATGCTCTACGAGACCCTGCAGGGGGCGCAGCTGGTCCGCTACGAGGGCACCGAGACCCTGGCCCCGATCCAGATCGGCCGCGGCGTCCGGCTGGCCGACGTGCAGCGGGTGCACACCCAGGGCTCCTTCGAGGTGACCAACAACCCGTTCGACTTCGCCCTCGAGGGCGAGGGGTTCTTCCAGCTCCAGATGCCCAACGGCAGCACCGCCTACACCCGCGACGGCACCTTCACCCGCGCCGCCGACACCGGCGCCCTGGTGACCCACGCCGGCTTCATGATCCAGCCCGAGATCACCGTGCCCCCCGAGGCGGTCCAGATCACCGTCTCGACCACCGGCCAGGTCAGCGCCGTCCTCGGCAACACCGGCGAGACCGTGGACCTGGGGCAGCTCGAGCTGGCCCGCTTCGCCAATCCCAGCGGGCTGCTCTCCCTCGGCGGGAACAACTACCAGGCCACCGCCGCCTCCGGCGATCCGATGACGGGCGTGCCGATGGAGGATGGCTTCGGCGCGGTGGTGCAGGGATCGCTGGAGGCGTCGAACGTCGAGATCGTCCAGGAGATGGTGGACATGATCGCGGCCCAGCGCGCCTACGAGGTCAACTCCAAGGCCATCAAGACCGCCGAGGAGATGATCCAGACGGTGACCAATGAGCTCATCCGATAG
- the flgA gene encoding flagellar basal body P-ring formation protein FlgA: MTPFLALFTPLAGQQAARLTAVSGALSPRLAARVAEAVARSWAVDTTGLVLSWGSGALGDLPDASGFRLLGNGDGGWYAVTFEPRGRPPVAVRLRVGVTVPRLVAARALRPGMTLVEGDLRAEPHVQWGPPLADLAPRPAAGWLVRRAVAAGEALVPPRVAPPPVIAAGQPVRVHWSEGNVSVALEGTALNDAVVGETVRVRTGRRTGVLIGTVVAPGEARMP; encoded by the coding sequence ATGACGCCCTTCCTCGCCCTCTTCACCCCGCTCGCGGGGCAGCAGGCCGCCCGCCTCACCGCGGTGAGCGGCGCGCTCTCCCCCCGCCTCGCGGCGCGGGTGGCCGAGGCGGTGGCGCGCTCGTGGGCGGTGGATACCACCGGCCTGGTGCTGAGCTGGGGCAGCGGCGCGCTCGGCGACCTCCCCGATGCGAGCGGCTTCCGCCTGCTCGGCAACGGCGACGGCGGCTGGTATGCCGTGACCTTCGAGCCGCGGGGCCGGCCGCCCGTGGCGGTGCGGCTCCGGGTGGGCGTCACGGTGCCGCGCCTGGTCGCGGCCCGCGCGCTCCGCCCGGGGATGACCCTGGTCGAGGGAGACCTCCGCGCCGAGCCGCACGTGCAATGGGGACCGCCCCTGGCCGATCTCGCGCCGCGACCGGCCGCCGGCTGGCTGGTCCGCCGGGCGGTGGCGGCGGGGGAGGCGCTGGTGCCGCCCCGGGTGGCGCCGCCGCCGGTCATCGCCGCGGGGCAGCCGGTCCGGGTGCACTGGAGTGAAGGCAACGTGTCGGTGGCCCTCGAGGGCACCGCACTCAATGACGCCGTGGTCGGTGAGACCGTCCGCGTGCGCACCGGCCGGCGGACGGGGGTGCTCATCGGCACCGTCGTCGCGCCCGGCGAAGCGAGGATGCCATGA
- a CDS encoding flagellar basal body L-ring protein FlgH — translation MSRSFLRAAVLPLALLGGAAGLGAQAAPAAPSTAQPAPAGAPAVQAAPVAARAGWFSDKRPLMVGDIVTIVVDETVNASERQSQNAVSNRKQEMGLNLNVGTDLAIGPQKGFQSGVNNNSRNTADAGRQGDLTAVISVRVVSIEPSGIAHLKGEKTVGVDGRNQVIQVEGVVRPEDVSSQNTVPSSRIAESVISYKGKKIGPAKGILGSILSIFWP, via the coding sequence ATGAGTCGTTCGTTCCTCCGCGCCGCGGTCCTGCCGCTGGCGCTCCTCGGCGGCGCGGCGGGCCTGGGGGCGCAGGCCGCCCCGGCCGCGCCGAGCACCGCCCAGCCCGCGCCGGCCGGCGCGCCGGCGGTGCAGGCCGCCCCGGTCGCCGCCCGCGCCGGCTGGTTCAGCGACAAGCGGCCGCTGATGGTGGGCGACATCGTCACCATCGTGGTGGACGAGACCGTCAACGCCAGCGAACGGCAGAGCCAGAACGCGGTGAGCAACCGCAAGCAGGAGATGGGGCTCAACCTGAACGTCGGGACCGACCTCGCCATCGGGCCGCAGAAGGGCTTCCAGAGCGGGGTCAACAACAACAGCCGCAACACCGCCGACGCCGGCCGCCAGGGTGACCTCACCGCCGTGATCAGCGTGCGGGTGGTCTCCATCGAGCCGTCGGGCATCGCCCACCTCAAGGGCGAGAAGACCGTGGGCGTGGATGGCCGCAACCAGGTGATCCAGGTCGAGGGCGTGGTCCGGCCGGAGGACGTCTCCTCCCAGAACACGGTCCCCTCCTCGCGCATCGCCGAGTCGGTGATCAGCTACAAGGGCAAGAAGATCGGCCCGGCCAAGGGGATCCTTGGCAGCATCCTTTCCATCTTCTGGCCATGA